A part of Myxococcus landrumus genomic DNA contains:
- a CDS encoding alpha-ketoacid dehydrogenase subunit beta, whose product MSELLFVEALTRALGEEMERNPQVVLLGEDIGRNGGVFRVTQGLQARFGTERVVDTPVSEAGIVGAAVGLCLARMRPVCELQFDGFSYPALNQIITHVGRYRWRTRGTAPMPMVIRMPSGGGVRAPELHSDSPETYFCHTPGLVVVTPSTPADAKGLLTAAMRSPDPVIFLEPKKLYRHLRGEVPDGEHVTPLGVVRTVREGEDVTLFAWGAMVEVATATADALAQKGVSAHVCDVRTLSPLDEEGLLAAARATGRVVIIQEAPRTCGVASEIAAILAERAMYDLKAPIQRVTGFDVPHPYFSIEHHHRPDSARVLAAVHGTLEA is encoded by the coding sequence ATGAGCGAGCTGCTCTTCGTGGAGGCGCTCACCCGCGCGCTCGGGGAGGAGATGGAGCGCAATCCCCAGGTGGTGCTCCTGGGCGAGGACATTGGCCGGAACGGCGGCGTGTTCCGCGTCACGCAGGGGCTTCAGGCTCGCTTCGGCACCGAGCGCGTCGTCGACACGCCGGTGTCCGAGGCGGGCATCGTGGGCGCGGCGGTGGGCCTGTGCCTCGCGCGGATGCGGCCTGTCTGTGAGCTCCAGTTCGACGGCTTCAGCTATCCCGCGCTCAACCAGATCATCACCCACGTGGGCCGCTACCGCTGGCGCACGCGGGGCACGGCGCCCATGCCGATGGTCATCCGGATGCCCAGCGGGGGAGGGGTGCGGGCACCCGAGCTCCACTCGGATTCGCCCGAGACCTACTTCTGCCATACGCCCGGCCTCGTCGTCGTCACGCCATCGACGCCCGCGGACGCCAAGGGGCTCTTGACCGCGGCGATGCGCAGCCCCGACCCCGTCATCTTCCTGGAGCCGAAGAAGCTCTACCGCCACCTGCGGGGCGAAGTCCCCGATGGCGAGCACGTGACGCCGCTCGGAGTCGTGCGCACGGTGCGCGAGGGCGAGGACGTGACGCTGTTCGCCTGGGGCGCCATGGTGGAGGTGGCCACGGCCACCGCGGACGCGCTGGCACAGAAGGGCGTCTCCGCTCACGTCTGTGACGTGCGGACCTTGTCGCCGCTGGACGAGGAGGGGCTCCTGGCCGCTGCTCGGGCCACGGGGCGCGTCGTCATCATCCAGGAGGCGCCGCGCACCTGCGGCGTGGCCAGTGAGATCGCCGCGATTCTCGCGGAGCGCGCCATGTACGACCTCAAGGCGCCCATCCAGCGAGTGACGGGGTTCGACGTGCCGCACCCCTACTTCAGCATCGAGCACCACCACCGGCCGGACTCCGCGCGAGTGCTCGCGGCCGTGCACGGGACTTTGGAGGCCTGA
- a CDS encoding thioesterase II family protein produces the protein MLPMEDTVDEWLMFSGQRKPAARLQLICFHHAGGGASMFRKWAEELPEEIAVSAVQLPGREFRLREPCFTRMEPLIHELVKRLTPRFDLPFAFFGHSMGALVAFELARELRRRGEREPFYLGVSGRIAPQLRSRFRPAAELTDAQLIERVRELGGLPEQVAREPELLALVLPIIRADYAVIDNYTCTAEPPLSCAISAFWGRGDILATEEQVFAWKQHTHHQFTIRDFPGDHFFVNTVRQDVQRALRADLKQALE, from the coding sequence ATGTTGCCAATGGAGGACACCGTGGATGAATGGTTGATGTTCAGCGGGCAGCGGAAGCCAGCAGCCCGGCTGCAACTCATCTGCTTCCACCATGCGGGCGGAGGCGCATCGATGTTCCGCAAGTGGGCGGAGGAGCTGCCCGAGGAAATTGCCGTCAGCGCGGTCCAGCTCCCGGGGCGGGAATTTCGCTTGAGGGAGCCGTGCTTCACGCGGATGGAGCCGCTCATCCACGAATTGGTGAAGCGGCTCACCCCGCGCTTCGATCTCCCGTTCGCCTTCTTCGGGCACAGCATGGGCGCGCTGGTCGCCTTCGAGCTGGCCCGGGAGCTGCGCCGGCGGGGAGAGCGCGAGCCGTTCTATCTCGGAGTGTCGGGACGGATTGCCCCGCAGCTGCGCTCACGCTTCCGTCCCGCCGCGGAGCTCACGGACGCGCAGCTCATCGAGCGCGTGCGCGAGCTCGGAGGTCTGCCGGAACAAGTCGCGCGGGAGCCGGAGCTGCTCGCCCTGGTCCTGCCGATCATCCGCGCGGACTACGCCGTCATCGACAACTACACCTGCACGGCCGAGCCGCCCCTGTCCTGCGCCATCTCCGCGTTCTGGGGACGCGGCGACATCCTGGCCACGGAGGAGCAGGTCTTCGCCTGGAAGCAGCACACCCACCACCAGTTCACCATCCGCGACTTCCCAGGCGACCACTTCTTCGTGAACACCGTGCGACAAGATGTGCAGCGGGCGCTGCGCGCGGACCTGAAACAGGCGCTGGAGTAG
- a CDS encoding thiamine pyrophosphate-dependent enzyme has translation MLYLRVFDERALIYHRHGRIGTWAISWGHEAIQVGAMFALRDHDWAFPSYRENKVGLVRGMSPTDVLAGCRGHPQGWWNPNIWRLGSISIPVASQVPHAVGFAWGERLQGRDTVALAFFGDGATSEGEFHEGTNLAGVLGAPAILLCTNNQWAISTPIHQQTRAASLVDKAVGYGIPGVRVDGDDVIAVYLAVSEAVERARSGGGPTFIECVTYRMQAHAFPDDPSVYRDDAAAEAARRNECLVRYERYLQRLDLLTPEVAARFREEWLAQMATAITEAEALPAPDPSLVFDHTYERKTPAMERDLAQLKASLAQGAAGKTSGRAP, from the coding sequence ATGCTCTATCTGCGAGTCTTCGACGAACGAGCGCTCATCTATCACCGACATGGCCGGATTGGCACATGGGCCATTTCATGGGGACACGAAGCCATCCAGGTTGGCGCAATGTTTGCGCTTCGTGATCATGATTGGGCATTTCCTTCGTACCGGGAGAACAAGGTAGGACTTGTGCGGGGGATGTCCCCGACGGATGTCCTTGCGGGTTGCCGGGGTCACCCGCAGGGTTGGTGGAACCCAAACATCTGGAGGCTGGGCTCCATCAGCATTCCCGTGGCATCCCAGGTGCCCCATGCGGTTGGCTTTGCATGGGGAGAGCGTCTCCAGGGCCGTGACACGGTGGCGCTGGCCTTCTTTGGAGATGGGGCTACCTCGGAGGGGGAGTTTCACGAGGGAACCAACCTGGCGGGTGTGTTGGGTGCTCCGGCCATCCTCCTCTGCACCAACAACCAGTGGGCCATCAGCACGCCCATCCACCAGCAGACCCGCGCCGCCTCGCTCGTCGACAAGGCGGTGGGCTACGGCATCCCCGGGGTTCGCGTGGACGGAGACGACGTGATCGCCGTCTACCTCGCCGTCTCCGAAGCCGTGGAGCGCGCGCGCTCGGGCGGCGGGCCCACCTTCATCGAGTGCGTCACCTACCGCATGCAGGCGCACGCCTTCCCGGATGACCCCAGCGTCTACCGGGATGACGCCGCCGCGGAGGCCGCGCGCCGCAACGAGTGCCTCGTGCGCTACGAGCGCTACCTCCAGCGTCTGGACCTGCTCACGCCCGAGGTGGCCGCGCGCTTCCGCGAGGAGTGGCTTGCCCAGATGGCGACGGCCATCACCGAGGCCGAGGCGCTCCCCGCGCCCGACCCCAGCCTCGTTTTCGACCACACCTACGAACGGAAGACCCCGGCGATGGAGCGTGACCTGGCCCAGCTCAAGGCATCCTTGGCCCAGGGGGCCGCGGGCAAGACCTCCGGGAGGGCGCCATGA
- a CDS encoding 2-oxo acid dehydrogenase subunit E2: MGLVYVLPDLGEGVAEAEIVRWFVADGERVEEDAPMLEVMTAKATVMVPAPGKGVALRLLAGLREKVSVGTPLIVIGEPGEDPEALLRASGAPSVSTHPSPEPTAPPVASAMPSRKSVQALPRVRKLAEQLGVALESIQKDGAITEDDVRAAAKSMGAAPARKSGSSHPAQRLPQEGIRSRMPLSGLRRVASAHLTRAQAVPSVAVVEEASFDTLLLLQQLLGVGYVPFLIQAVVAAFRDVPEANALFDEATEEVVVYDRVDLAFAVHTEEGLAVPVIRDCARLSLQALEARVQELGNRARARTLNPAESTGGTFTITCPGDQGSLLATPLLNVPQVAILGLHRPTRRPLVVDGELRVGTGAHVTVTVDHRVLDGVTACRFIRAVTGYLSQPLQAFADGVFHADSVVPATPPEVTSIFPPLQSYADGTFRMDSAPPGSSTNTMSTVRARAADVLAGDAGGLARELLALDARRRKQRLEAFIEAEISKRMGGKKKPLERGRTWRDLGMDSLIAVGLRDALALGLGRGLPATLLFNRPTLASLSEYLLAQLESAPREEATTLEAPVEFLLRLKGLPEREAVAMLSERIATMGDS, translated from the coding sequence ATGGGACTCGTCTATGTGCTGCCCGACCTTGGCGAAGGTGTCGCCGAGGCGGAGATCGTCCGTTGGTTCGTCGCCGATGGAGAGCGTGTCGAAGAGGACGCTCCCATGTTGGAGGTGATGACGGCGAAGGCGACCGTGATGGTTCCCGCTCCGGGCAAGGGCGTGGCGCTGCGGCTGCTCGCGGGCTTGCGGGAGAAGGTCTCCGTCGGCACGCCCCTCATCGTCATCGGCGAGCCGGGCGAGGACCCCGAGGCCCTCCTGCGCGCGTCGGGGGCGCCGTCCGTCTCCACGCATCCGAGCCCCGAGCCCACCGCGCCGCCCGTCGCGAGCGCGATGCCTTCACGCAAGTCGGTGCAAGCGTTGCCTCGGGTCCGCAAGCTCGCCGAGCAGCTCGGCGTGGCGCTCGAGTCCATCCAGAAGGATGGCGCCATCACCGAGGACGACGTGCGTGCGGCGGCGAAGTCCATGGGCGCGGCACCGGCCCGGAAGAGTGGGAGCTCGCATCCAGCGCAGCGCCTGCCTCAGGAGGGCATCCGTTCCCGCATGCCCCTGAGTGGGCTGCGCCGCGTGGCCTCCGCGCACCTCACGCGGGCGCAGGCGGTGCCCTCGGTGGCGGTGGTGGAGGAGGCATCCTTCGACACACTGCTCCTGCTCCAGCAGTTGCTGGGGGTCGGCTACGTGCCGTTCCTCATCCAGGCGGTCGTCGCCGCGTTCCGCGACGTGCCCGAGGCCAACGCGCTCTTCGACGAGGCCACCGAGGAGGTCGTCGTCTACGACCGCGTCGACCTGGCCTTCGCCGTCCACACCGAGGAGGGCCTGGCGGTCCCCGTCATCCGCGACTGCGCGAGGCTGTCACTCCAGGCGCTCGAGGCCCGGGTGCAGGAGCTCGGGAACAGGGCTCGGGCCCGGACGCTGAATCCCGCGGAGAGCACGGGTGGCACCTTCACCATCACGTGCCCGGGGGACCAGGGCTCGTTGCTCGCCACGCCGTTGCTCAACGTGCCCCAGGTGGCCATCCTGGGGCTCCACCGTCCGACGCGGCGGCCCCTCGTGGTGGACGGTGAGCTGCGCGTGGGCACGGGAGCGCACGTCACGGTGACGGTCGACCACCGGGTCCTCGACGGTGTCACCGCGTGCCGCTTCATTCGTGCGGTAACGGGTTACCTCTCGCAGCCCCTCCAGGCCTTCGCGGACGGCGTCTTCCACGCGGACTCCGTCGTGCCGGCCACGCCGCCGGAGGTGACATCCATCTTCCCGCCGCTTCAGTCGTACGCGGACGGTACGTTCCGCATGGACTCCGCGCCGCCGGGCAGTTCCACCAACACGATGTCCACGGTGCGGGCGCGTGCGGCGGATGTGCTCGCGGGAGACGCGGGCGGACTCGCGCGTGAGTTGCTGGCGTTGGATGCGCGCCGGCGCAAGCAGCGGCTCGAGGCGTTCATCGAGGCGGAGATCTCCAAGCGCATGGGGGGGAAGAAGAAGCCCCTGGAGCGCGGCCGGACGTGGCGCGACCTGGGCATGGACTCGCTCATCGCGGTGGGTCTTCGGGACGCGCTGGCCCTGGGGCTGGGCCGTGGCCTGCCCGCGACGCTGCTCTTCAACCGTCCCACGCTCGCGTCGCTCAGTGAGTACCTCCTGGCGCAGCTCGAGTCCGCTCCGCGCGAAGAGGCCACGACGCTCGAGGCGCCGGTGGAGTTCCTGCTCCGGTTGAAGGGGCTGCCCGAGAGAGAGGCCGTGGCGATGCTCAGCGAGCGCATCGCGACGATGGGAGACTCATGA
- a CDS encoding cytochrome P450, translating into MTTGKQPLNLPPGPKGIPLLGSMLEATPDPIGFFGRAFQQYGDAVRVRVSPQQTVFLISHPDYVKHVLVDHAQNYPKPHNPPGKLLGKGLFPSEGEYWRQQRRFIQPAFHPERMAALVPTMVDSVGKMLDRWEARTGTGEVFDIANDMTRLSLSIVGRGVFTDDMVEEQPEVLEACQEIVRMQNMRRKWWMVYLIVALRLRTQRRKRFRAGIARLDTAMYEAIAKRRPNPTAHADMLGQMLAARDPKTGEGMTDEQLRDECVNLFFAGHETTAVALVWTYHLLSQHPAVEQRMRDEIASAIGDKPPQLQDLPKLRYITAVFEEVLRLYPPAWVLSRQAKEQDKLGAFDVPAGTIMMMMQPIVHKHPAYWEAPEKFMPERFLPENAGKRPRFAYFPFGAGQRLCIGSNMALMQATVALTMMLQRFKVNVVPGQTVIEDPVVTFRSRHGLQVSLSPAPATTGPRQAASAR; encoded by the coding sequence ATGACCACCGGGAAACAACCCCTGAACCTCCCGCCCGGGCCCAAGGGAATACCGTTGCTCGGCAGCATGCTGGAGGCGACGCCGGACCCCATCGGCTTCTTCGGACGCGCCTTCCAGCAATACGGCGACGCGGTCCGCGTCCGCGTCAGCCCGCAGCAGACGGTCTTCCTCATCAGCCACCCGGACTACGTGAAGCACGTCCTGGTGGACCACGCGCAGAACTACCCCAAGCCGCACAACCCTCCCGGCAAGCTGCTCGGAAAGGGGCTGTTCCCCAGCGAGGGTGAGTACTGGCGCCAGCAGCGGCGCTTCATCCAGCCGGCCTTCCACCCCGAGCGCATGGCGGCGCTGGTCCCCACCATGGTGGACAGCGTGGGGAAGATGCTGGACCGGTGGGAAGCCCGGACAGGCACGGGCGAGGTCTTCGACATCGCGAACGACATGACGCGGCTGTCGCTCTCCATCGTTGGCCGCGGCGTCTTCACCGACGACATGGTCGAGGAGCAGCCGGAGGTCCTGGAGGCGTGCCAGGAAATCGTCCGGATGCAGAACATGCGGCGCAAGTGGTGGATGGTGTACCTCATCGTCGCGCTGAGGCTCCGCACGCAGCGCCGCAAGCGCTTCCGCGCGGGAATCGCCAGGCTGGACACCGCAATGTACGAGGCCATCGCCAAGCGCCGTCCGAACCCCACGGCCCATGCGGACATGCTCGGGCAGATGCTGGCGGCTCGCGACCCGAAGACGGGCGAGGGCATGACGGACGAGCAGCTGCGCGACGAGTGCGTCAACCTCTTCTTCGCGGGCCATGAGACCACCGCCGTGGCGCTCGTGTGGACCTACCACCTGCTCAGCCAGCACCCCGCGGTGGAGCAGCGGATGCGCGACGAGATTGCATCCGCCATCGGCGACAAGCCCCCGCAACTCCAGGACCTGCCGAAGCTTCGCTACATCACCGCGGTGTTCGAGGAGGTGCTGCGGCTGTATCCCCCCGCCTGGGTGCTGTCCCGCCAGGCCAAGGAGCAGGACAAGCTGGGCGCCTTCGACGTGCCAGCGGGCACCATCATGATGATGATGCAGCCCATCGTTCACAAGCATCCGGCGTACTGGGAGGCACCGGAGAAGTTCATGCCGGAGCGATTCCTGCCGGAGAACGCCGGGAAGCGTCCGCGCTTCGCGTACTTCCCCTTCGGCGCGGGCCAGCGGCTGTGCATCGGCAGCAACATGGCGCTGATGCAGGCCACCGTCGCGCTGACCATGATGCTTCAGCGCTTCAAGGTGAACGTGGTGCCGGGACAGACGGTGATTGAAGACCCCGTCGTCACGTTCCGCTCACGCCATGGGCTCCAGGTGTCCCTGAGCCCCGCACCCGCTACCACCGGCCCACGACAGGCCGCGTCGGCTCGCTGA
- a CDS encoding putative 2OG-Fe(II) oxygenase, whose amino-acid sequence MEKLVKAEVMWPTTTLAIHLKDSKELNAGLARIIREKEQEILGKHKPTLVAGIKQGLTAYWLEFNVLNWDYPEIAEFRKIVLDGIRETFKVQGQNPDDPGMQIVGISCWANVLRYGEFLEVHHHDPSYISGHYQVQTGYGPGEAPDESEGGQTVYFRPGFLDRSHGGKAAGQTSPWDDDWRVSVTPVEGKLFFFPSYVRHEVRPYLGKHERISIAMDIFVKKQEALMYFGGPRWFVPGKVPTPARRAMPVGK is encoded by the coding sequence ATGGAGAAGCTCGTCAAGGCAGAAGTGATGTGGCCCACCACCACCTTGGCGATCCACCTCAAGGATTCCAAAGAGCTGAACGCGGGGCTGGCGCGAATCATCCGAGAGAAGGAGCAGGAGATTCTCGGCAAGCACAAGCCAACGCTGGTGGCGGGCATCAAGCAGGGCCTGACGGCGTACTGGCTCGAGTTCAACGTCCTCAATTGGGACTACCCTGAGATCGCCGAGTTCCGGAAGATCGTCCTGGACGGCATCCGCGAGACGTTCAAGGTGCAGGGCCAGAATCCGGACGACCCCGGCATGCAGATCGTGGGCATCTCCTGCTGGGCGAACGTGCTGCGGTACGGAGAGTTCCTCGAGGTCCACCACCACGACCCCTCGTACATCAGCGGCCACTACCAGGTGCAGACGGGCTACGGCCCGGGTGAAGCCCCGGATGAGTCCGAGGGCGGCCAGACGGTGTACTTCCGTCCCGGCTTCCTGGACCGCAGCCACGGAGGAAAGGCGGCGGGGCAGACCAGCCCGTGGGACGACGACTGGCGCGTGAGCGTCACGCCCGTCGAGGGCAAGCTCTTCTTCTTCCCCAGCTACGTCCGTCACGAGGTGCGGCCCTACCTGGGCAAGCACGAGCGCATCTCCATCGCGATGGACATCTTCGTGAAGAAGCAGGAAGCGCTGATGTACTTCGGCGGGCCTCGCTGGTTCGTCCCGGGCAAGGTCCCCACTCCGGCGCGGCGCGCGATGCCCGTCGGAAAGTAG
- a CDS encoding aldo/keto reductase, translating to MTPESYDMRMEYRRLGQSGLRVSTLCFGTMALGEPLEGSASQGFGTDEKTSFAILERALDVGINFLDTANVYGLGLSETTLGNWFAQGNGRRDQMVLASKFRLRVMPGPNNAGASRLNLRTSVEDSLRRLNTDRIDLYQVHLQDVDTPVEETLRAMEDLVRQGKVLYIGASNYAAYRLVDALWTSRHLGLSRFVSLQAQYSLVVRDAEREYLPLCEHFGLGLLAWAPLAAGFLSGKYRQGEAPPEATRLAVEQGRMAEFDTPRNWRVLAEVEAVAKELDATPAQVSLAWLLHKKSVTSVVFGARSLSQFEENLRAASLKLDAAQMKRLDDAGTLEPGTPYAFIRQMQGRW from the coding sequence GTGACGCCGGAGAGCTACGACATGCGGATGGAGTACCGCCGGTTGGGACAGAGCGGTTTGAGAGTGTCGACGCTGTGCTTTGGGACCATGGCGCTCGGCGAGCCGTTGGAGGGCTCGGCCAGCCAGGGCTTTGGCACGGACGAGAAGACGTCCTTCGCCATCCTGGAGCGAGCCCTGGACGTGGGCATCAACTTCCTGGACACGGCCAACGTGTACGGCCTGGGGCTCTCGGAGACCACCCTGGGGAACTGGTTCGCGCAAGGAAACGGGCGGAGGGACCAGATGGTGCTGGCCTCCAAGTTCCGCCTGCGCGTGATGCCAGGGCCGAACAACGCGGGCGCCTCGCGGCTCAACCTGCGCACCTCCGTGGAGGACAGCCTGCGGCGGCTGAACACGGACCGCATCGACCTGTATCAGGTGCACCTGCAGGACGTGGACACGCCCGTGGAGGAGACGCTCCGGGCCATGGAAGACCTCGTGCGCCAGGGCAAGGTGCTCTACATCGGCGCCAGCAACTACGCCGCCTACCGGCTGGTGGACGCCCTGTGGACGAGCCGCCACCTGGGGCTGTCCCGGTTCGTCTCGCTCCAGGCGCAATACAGCCTGGTGGTGCGCGATGCCGAGCGCGAGTACCTGCCCCTCTGCGAGCACTTCGGCCTGGGGCTCCTCGCCTGGGCACCGCTCGCCGCGGGCTTCCTGTCCGGCAAGTATCGCCAGGGTGAAGCGCCCCCAGAGGCCACACGGCTGGCGGTGGAGCAAGGGCGCATGGCGGAGTTCGACACGCCTCGCAACTGGCGCGTCCTGGCCGAAGTGGAGGCCGTCGCGAAGGAGCTGGATGCCACGCCCGCCCAGGTGTCACTCGCCTGGTTGCTCCACAAAAAGAGTGTCACCTCCGTCGTGTTCGGCGCGCGCAGCCTGAGCCAGTTCGAGGAGAACCTGAGGGCGGCGAGCCTGAAGCTGGATGCCGCGCAGATGAAACGGCTGGATGACGCAGGCACGCTGGAGCCCGGCACCCCCTATGCCTTCATCCGCCAGATGCAGGGCCGCTGGTAG